In a genomic window of Acropora muricata isolate sample 2 chromosome 2, ASM3666990v1, whole genome shotgun sequence:
- the LOC136898998 gene encoding calponin homology domain-containing protein DDB_G0272472-like isoform X3: MKGKITCLFILTLVVLIIYNFHNGVDAKPTSEMNAGLFDARRREVKPDEMKKQSDSERREENEKPLPEDYPIKLFDSARRENKGRLEKMANSERREENGKPLSEDYPKKLFDSARRENKGRLEKLANSERREETGKPLAGDYPIKLFDSARRENKGRLEKLADSERREENGKPLAGDYPKKLFDSARRENKGRLEKLADSERREENGKPLAGDYPKKLYDSARRENKGRLEKLADSERREENGKPLSEDYPKKLFDSARRENKGRLEKLANSERREETGKPPAGDYPIKLFDSARRENKGRLEKLADSERREENGKPLAGDYPIKLFDSARRENKGRLEKLADSERREENGKPLAGDYPKKLYDSARRENKGRLEKLADSERREENGKPLAGDYPKKLFDSARRENKGRLEKLADSERREENGKPLAGDYPKKLFDSARRENKGRLEKLADSERREENGKPLAGDYPKKLYDSARRENKGRLEKLADSERREENGKPLAGDYPKKLFDSARRENKGRLEKLADSERREENGKPLAGDYPKKLFDSARRENKGRLEKLADSERREESGKPLSEDYPKKLFDSARRENKGRLEKLADSERREENGKPLSEDYPKKLFFDSERREKIWGASLKG, from the coding sequence ccAAGCCTACGAGTGAGATGAACGCAGGGTTGTTTGACGCTCGGAGACGTGAGGTCAAACcagatgaaatgaaaaaacagTCTGATTCCGAAAGGCGCGAAGAAAATGAGAAACCTCTCCCGGAAGATTACCCAATCAAGCTGTTTGATTCCGCAAGACGCGAAAACAAAGGACGCCTAGAGAAGATGGCTAATTCCGAAAGACGCGAGGAAAATGGGAAACCTCTCTCTGAAGATTACCCAAAGAAGCTGTTTGATTCCGCAAGACGCGAAAACAAAGGACGCCTAGAGAAGTTGGCTAATTCCGAAAGACGCGAGGAAACTGGGAAACCTCTCGCGGGAGATTACCCAATCAAGCTGTTTGATTCCGCAAGACGCGAAAACAAAGGACGCCTAGAGAAGTTGGCTGATTCCGAAAGACGCGAGGAAAATGGGAAACCTCTCGCGGGAGATTACCCAAAGAAGCTGTTTGATTCCGCAAGACGCGAAAACAAAGGACGCCTAGAGAAGTTGGCTGATTCCGAAAGACGCGAGGAAAATGGGAAACCTCTCGCGGGAGATTACCCAAAGAAGCTGTATGATTCCGCAAGACGCGAAAACAAAGGACGCCTAGAGAAGTTGGCTGATTCCGAAAGACGCGAGGAAAATGGGAAACCTCTCTCGGAAGATTACCCAAAGAAGCTGTTTGATTCCGCAAGACGCGAAAACAAAGGACGCCTAGAGAAGTTGGCTAATTCCGAAAGACGCGAGGAAACTGGGAAACCTCCTGCGGGAGATTACCCAATCAAGCTGTTTGATTCCGCAAGACGCGAAAACAAAGGACGCCTAGAGAAGTTGGCTGATTCCGAAAGACGCGAGGAAAATGGGAAACCTCTCGCGGGAGATTACCCAATCAAGCTGTTTGATTCCGCAAGACGCGAAAACAAAGGACGCCTAGAGAAGTTGGCTGATTCCGAAAGACGCGAGGAAAATGGGAAACCTCTCGCGGGAGATTACCCAAAGAAGCTGTATGATTCCGCGAGACGCGAAAACAAAGGACGCCTAGAGAAGTTGGCTGATTCCGAAAGACGCGAGGAAAATGGGAAACCTCTCGCGGGAGATTACCCAAAGAAGCTGTTTGATTCCGCGAGACGCGAAAACAAAGGACGCCTAGAGAAATTGGCTGATTCCGAAAGACGCGAGGAAAATGGGAAACCTCTCGCGGGAGATTACCCAAAGAAGCTGTTTGATTCCGCGAGACGCGAAAACAAAGGACGCCTAGAGAAGTTGGCTGATTCCGAAAGACGCGAGGAAAATGGGAAACCTCTCGCGGGAGATTACCCAAAGAAGCTGTATGATTCCGCGAGACGCGAAAACAAAGGACGCCTAGAGAAGTTGGCTGATTCCGAAAGACGCGAGGAAAATGGGAAACCTCTCGCGGGAGATTACCCAAAGAAGCTGTTTGATTCCGCGAGACGCGAAAACAAAGGACGCCTAGAGAAGTTGGCTGATTCCGAAAGACGCGAGGAAAATGGGAAACCTCTCGCGGGAGATTACCCAAAGAAGCTGTTTGATTCCGCGAGACGCGAAAACAAAGGACGCCTAGAGAAGTTGGCTGATTCCGAAAGACGCGAGGAAAGTGGGAAACCTCTCTCGGAAGATTACCCAAAGAAGCTGTTTGATTCCGCAAGACGCGAAAACAAAGGACGCCTGGAGAAGTTGGCTGATTCCGAAAGACGCGAGGAAAATGGGAAACCTCTCTCGGAAGATTACCCAAAGAAGCTGTTTTTTGATTCCGAAAGACGCGAAAAAATATGGGGGGCCTCGCTAAAGGGCTAA